In the Helicobacter typhlonius genome, one interval contains:
- a CDS encoding replicative DNA helicase gives MQEPIVMIEKIVLSSIFFSPEKFEEITAELKADDFLLPVHKDIFDMCHFLTKNNLPIDSELLLSKKPPHKKITQEELLEILAINPIANIEVYVDEIKEASIKRELHQLANFLREKSLDNNQNVVEIINEIERKLNNVSLGKSQENIYEAPMIANNVISHLTKLKNSGNNVVVGLDTGFRELSRLTTGFNPGDLIIIGARPSMGKTTFALNIAQHILDSHNGVVIFSLEMPYLQLGMRMLSAKSSIALQNLRTANLTNDELGRLSEVANTMSSQPLYIVDTSSLGIAQLKGILRRLKKQHPEINVAIIDYLQLMSGGKEQNKQIEIAEISRGLKMLARDLEMPIIALSQLNRLVETRDDKHPTLSDLRDSGAIEQDADVILFLYRDDIYKKREDRERYARLKKEGKEKDFKPEHQEREIEPAEIIIAKNRNGEVKTIEIQFNKRFTRFEDKPREPEYDTSGGSINIEDIIGSPQVDMPNIF, from the coding sequence ATGCAAGAACCCATTGTGATGATTGAAAAAATTGTCCTCTCATCTATCTTTTTCTCGCCCGAAAAATTTGAAGAAATCACTGCTGAACTTAAAGCCGATGATTTTCTTTTGCCTGTGCATAAGGATATTTTTGATATGTGCCACTTCCTTACTAAAAACAATCTCCCTATTGATAGTGAGTTGCTCTTAAGCAAGAAGCCACCGCATAAGAAAATCACGCAAGAAGAATTGCTCGAGATTCTAGCGATCAATCCAATTGCGAATATTGAAGTTTATGTAGATGAGATAAAAGAGGCGAGTATCAAGCGTGAGCTGCATCAATTAGCGAATTTTTTGCGTGAAAAGTCGCTTGATAACAATCAAAATGTGGTGGAAATCATCAATGAGATTGAGCGTAAGCTGAATAATGTCTCTTTGGGGAAATCTCAAGAGAATATTTATGAAGCACCGATGATAGCAAATAATGTGATTAGCCATCTCACAAAGTTAAAAAATAGCGGTAATAATGTCGTGGTGGGGCTTGATACGGGCTTTAGAGAGCTTAGTCGCCTAACGACAGGATTCAATCCGGGCGATTTGATAATCATTGGTGCGCGCCCCTCAATGGGTAAGACGACTTTTGCCCTTAATATCGCCCAGCATATTTTGGATTCTCATAATGGAGTGGTGATTTTTAGTCTTGAAATGCCCTATTTACAACTCGGTATGAGAATGCTTAGTGCGAAAAGCTCAATTGCTTTGCAGAATCTCCGCACTGCAAACCTCACAAATGATGAGCTTGGTCGTTTGAGTGAAGTAGCAAATACAATGTCAAGCCAACCTCTGTATATTGTCGATACCTCGTCTTTGGGTATCGCGCAGCTCAAGGGGATTTTGCGCCGACTGAAAAAACAGCACCCTGAAATTAATGTGGCGATTATTGACTATTTGCAGCTTATGAGCGGTGGAAAGGAGCAGAATAAGCAAATAGAAATTGCTGAAATCTCGCGTGGGCTTAAGATGTTAGCGCGTGATCTTGAAATGCCAATAATAGCTCTCTCACAGCTTAATCGCCTTGTGGAAACTAGAGATGATAAACATCCTACGCTTTCGGACTTACGAGATTCGGGTGCAATAGAGCAAGATGCTGATGTGATTTTGTTTCTATATAGAGATGATATTTACAAAAAGCGCGAGGATAGGGAGCGATACGCGAGGTTAAAAAAGGAGGGCAAGGAAAAGGATTTTAAGCCCGAGCATCAAGAGCGCGAGATTGAACCTGCCGAAATTATCATTGCCAAAAACAGAAATGGAGAGGTAAAAACCATTGAGATTCAATTTAATAAACGCTTTACGCGCTTTGAGGATAAGCCGCGTGAGCCAGAATATGATACGAGCGGTGGCTCGATTAATATCGAGGATATTATCGGTTCTCCGCAAGTTGATATGCCAAATATTTTTTAA